The Tistrella mobilis genome window below encodes:
- a CDS encoding HNH endonuclease, translating to MGASYPTRIILAFRSGGVCAFPKCGKHLTYDAQVGDDTYVGEAAHIRGEKPTAARYDASMTDAERDNVRNLIYLCTDHHTIIDKVEADWPTATLQQLKESHEEQVRQAMEAAFADVAFPELQNAVSWVASQAPVGNGSFDLTAPDEKIKKNALSNGSRHIIAAGLTSRATVGDYVEAEAQLDPDFPERLKAGFLEEYYARRKEGHKGDELFELMCAFAQRGLRRQADKTAGIAVLIYLFEICDVFEK from the coding sequence GTGGGCGCTAGTTATCCGACGAGAATCATCCTGGCGTTTCGAAGCGGCGGCGTCTGCGCCTTTCCGAAATGCGGCAAGCATCTCACCTACGACGCCCAGGTGGGAGACGACACCTATGTCGGCGAGGCGGCACATATTCGGGGTGAAAAGCCGACCGCCGCGCGCTACGACGCCTCCATGACCGATGCGGAGCGCGATAACGTCCGCAACCTTATCTATCTCTGCACCGACCACCATACGATCATCGACAAGGTCGAGGCTGATTGGCCCACCGCGACGTTGCAGCAACTGAAGGAAAGCCACGAAGAGCAGGTTCGCCAGGCGATGGAGGCGGCTTTTGCGGACGTTGCCTTTCCCGAATTGCAGAACGCTGTGTCGTGGGTCGCCAGCCAAGCTCCTGTAGGCAATGGATCGTTCGATCTCACCGCGCCCGACGAGAAGATCAAGAAGAACGCTCTATCGAACGGATCTCGGCATATCATTGCTGCCGGTCTGACCTCGCGAGCTACCGTTGGCGACTATGTCGAGGCCGAAGCGCAGCTCGATCCGGACTTTCCCGAACGCCTGAAAGCCGGCTTCCTTGAGGAATATTACGCGCGTCGGAAGGAGGGCCATAAGGGCGACGAGCTGTTCGAGCTGATGTGCGCCTTTGCCCAACGCGGGTTGCGTCGGCAGGCGGACAAGACTGCTGGTATCGCGGTGCTGATCTATCTTTTCGAAATCTGCGACGTGTTTGAGAAATGA